In the genome of Hydractinia symbiolongicarpus strain clone_291-10 chromosome 5, HSymV2.1, whole genome shotgun sequence, one region contains:
- the LOC130645490 gene encoding uncharacterized protein LOC130645490 has product MYQGKAPYILLGLTLITLFCTLYKLKGNEYCYTNAFGVPKPEKVEVTQVLPQEVFLRTIAIDLPEKKIEYFKYQRNLKMNKKNKAKIAHGECIPPAKMEDSKKMKMILMTDFIPYFEKFHRDKSEISGSRPPTNEEIDARLYEVVETMQLNLNHENIQSIYVFVDSLEAVDYLSSLNLVNSENLVIQHLSKQHTIKTYVEFAAGCFMDRIVVIGQQDILFGKGWDQVSYKVMSENRLMYALTRQPAYNSNCFNTNVNSANCKTFAYLGSHDVFAYHVKDIFTKEILEILDIEQNKFGLENYFIWVFQNKLKFKVLNPCLTLYAHHQHCVPIRAKSTTRKRINNGTTTGLAGFTDKLTP; this is encoded by the coding sequence ATGTATCAAGGAAAAGCCCCCTACATCTTGTTAGGGTTAACTTTAATCACTCTTTTCTGCACTTTATACAAACTCAAAGGCAATGAGTATTGTTATACAAATGCATTTGGTGTGCCAAAACCGGAGAAAGTTGAAGTAACGCAAGTATTACCACAAGAGGTGTTTCTCCGCACTATAGCTATAGATTTGCCTGAAAAgaaaattgaatattttaaatacCAACGTAACttgaaaatgaataaaaaaaacaaggcaAAAATAGCTCATGGAGAATGTATTCCACCAGCAAAAATGGAAGActcaaaaaagatgaaaatgattttaatgACTGATTTTATTCCGTACTTTGAGAAATTTCATCGAGACAAGAGTGAGATATCGGGGAGTAGACCCCCAACAAATGAAGAAATTGATGCTAGACTGTACGAAGTAGTTGAAACCATGCAATTAAACTTAAATCATGAAAATATACAATCCATTTATGTATTCGTCGATTCGCTTGAAGCTGTGGACTACCTCTCATCGTTAAATTTGGTTAACAGCGAAAATTTGGTGATACAACATCTTTCTAAACAGCACACAATAAAAACGTATGTGGAATTTGCGGCTGGATGCTTTATGGATAGAATTGTGGTCATAGGACAGCAGGATATTTTGTTTGGAAAAGGCTGGGATCAGGTCAGTTATaaagtaatgtcagaaaatcgCCTAATGTACGCGTTGACCCGACAACCAGCGTATAACTCCAATTGTTTCAATACCAACGTTAATTCCGCTAATTGTAAAACATTTGCGTATTTGGGTAGTCATGATGTATTTGCATATCACGTTAAAGACATATTTACGAAAGAGATTTTAGAAATTCTCGACATAGAACAGAATAAATTTGGGCTGGAAAACTACTTTATATGGGTGTTTCAAAACAAGTTGAAATTTAAAGTGTTAAATCCTTGTTTAACATTGTACGCACATCATCAACATTGCGTTCCGATACGAGCCAAAAGTACAACCAGGAAGCGTATAAACAACGGAACAACTACTGGCCTGGCTGGTTTTACTGACAAACTTACACCCtaa